The Triticum aestivum cultivar Chinese Spring chromosome 4B, IWGSC CS RefSeq v2.1, whole genome shotgun sequence sequence AATTAGGATAGTCATTATTGGCACACGTGTCTAACATAATGCTCCTACTCCAAAAGGAGACATTAACTTCACCAATTTGGTTGATGAAGCACAATTCTTCGTGCAACCTTTCTAGTGGCAGAGACAGCCCCAGGCAGTCTGTCCGTTGCTTGAGGCCCAGTTCATTCGTTATCTGTAGCTAGAGTACTACAGTAAATGAAGGCGGTCTATGCCTTGATCCAAGCTAATGCCGCCAATGACCCTTCCTAGGCACTTTATTCAGCCCGAGAATAAAGCAAGCTGTGACTTCCCTTCATTCTCCAAGAAGCTACCCACAAGATAATATAGGTCACTCATTCCTCCTAATCGAATGGTTAATATTGACTAGTACTTCACTTTTTTTGAACACATTACAGACGCAGACGctcatacactcacctctatgagcGTAGACGTAGGCTGATACTCCACTTCTAGTGTTAGAGAGTACCATCACTCAATATAATGAAGTACCATGACCAAAAGGTTAATATTGTCTCTGTGTATATTTTTCAATGGCCATAATGGCCTCTAATTTCCTAAACCCTAGATTCACGTGAACTGTCAATTTTGGTGGCGGCAATGCATCACATGTCCGGTTTGTGTTCCGCAACAGCTGGTTGGACATGGATTGCCACAGATGCCCAAAAGCATGCAGCGTATCAAACACCTTCAACTTACGACCTTCCCGTCGGGAAAAAGTTAATTTTAAATAAACAAGTCTCTTATATTGGAAAGAGGAAGTATAAGAGAAAAAAAAACCCGATAAGTCCCAAACATTTAGATTTTGCCCATAGTAAATTGAACGTTTTTTATGGCAGTTGACATgaggatggcaagtttagttgaTAATTATACATTAACTAAAGTAGACATAAAAAAGCTCTATTTGCCATCGGCAAAATCCAGACGCCCGGAATCTTTTCCCAAAAAAGCACTAGTATAGTCCCAAAAAAAAGTAACCAGTCAAAAAAACAAGTTAGCGGCGTCAGAGTCCACCCGCGGCAGTTCACACGTGCCAGCTCCCGTGGCTGGACCCGGGTCCGACCGCCATCCCGGTCCGAGTCGACCGCACCGCGTCCAACTCCATAGTCCATACCCAATTCCATCGCGATGCCGACGCGCACCTTCCCCTTCCCCCGTCCCCCCGCCCCGCCTCGCCAGCGCGCGCTCCCTCGCACGCGCCAGCGATCTCCCTCCCTCTCGCGCGTATATAGAAACCTCGCGTTTGCCGATCCCGACCACCGCTAACCCCAGTCCCTTCCACCCTCCCGGACGCACAAGATCCTCGGCGACCGGCGCGGCCGTGGTGGTACACGACTGGACTAGCTAGCCATCCATCGCTGCGGCGCCGTCGCCCAATGGCCCGGCTCGCCCTCTCCGACTGCCGCGGTCTCACGCCGCTCCGCGCGCGCAGCCGCGGCAGCGCCattgcgctgccgtcgccgccccacctcgccgcgGGGCCGCGTCGCGCCGCGCCCGCCGCCATCCACCGCGACTGGGCGCTCCGCGTCGCCGCGCCCACCCGCCTCGCCTCCGTCTTCGAGGAGGATAGAAGGGGTCTCGGGGGAGCGGAGGAGGCCGGGAGCTCTTCGGCCGGGTTTAACCCGGGGGCGCCGCCGCCGTTCGGCCTGGCGGAGATCCGCGCGGCCATCCCGAAGCACTGCTGGGTCAAGGACCCGTGGCGGTCCATGAGCTACGTGCTGCGCGACGTCCTGGTCGTGctcggcctcgccgccgccgccgcgcgggccGACAGCTGGCTCGTCTGGCCGCTCTACTGGGCCGCGCAGGGCACCATGTTCTGGGCGCTCTTCGTCCTGGGGCACGACTGGTACGGGCCGTCCTCCCTCCGTACCCCAGACCCAAAGATTGGGCTTCCATGCCGGTTTTAGCCTGAAACCACAATGTTTGTCTCTTGTCCTGTAACGACTGTTTTGGTGTTTGCAGTGGGCATGGGAGCTTCTCAAGCAACCCAAAGCTGAACAGCGTGGTCGGCCACATACTCCATTCCTCAATTCTCGTTCCATACAACGGGTGGTACGATGAGTGCATGTTGTATTTTCTTCTTTGTTGTGGAATTGTTATTGATGCTAAGAAAGGCGGCGCCTTGTGTGAACGTTATTGCAGGAGGATCAGCCACAGGACGCACCACCAGAACCACGGCCATGTGGAGAAGGACGAATCCTGGCACCCGGTAGGTCTTTGGCTCTTTGCTTCTCGGTGGGTTCATGCATGCATAATTCTTCAGAGAGGTGGCGTTTTGGTGAGTTGTGCTTGATGATTCCTTGAATTGTGATAATTTGCAGCTACCCCAGAGGCTGTACAATAGCCTGGACAATATGACAAAGAAGTTGCGGTTCAGCATGCCATTTCCCATGCTTGCATTCCCCTTATACTTGGTGAGGCACAAAGCTGCTTGATTTTACCGCGACGTGTGAATTGGTTGGTCTTGTTTTCTAACATGGTAAATTCTTGTTGTGTGCAGTTTGCGAGGAGCCCTGGCAAGGAAGGCTCACACTTCAACCCGAACAGCGATTTGTTCCAACCTAATGAGAACAAGGATGTGCTAACATCCACTGCATCCTGGCTGGCAATGATTGGGGTTCTTGCAGGTCTGTCCTTTGTGATGGGGCCTCTTAAAATGCTAAAGCTCTATGCAGTCCCATATGTGGTAAGAGCTTCACGCCTTTCATCAGACGCCCAATTTCGGCAAGCTTAGAATTTGGATAAGCCAATTCATGTGATTAATTTTGGTGAACCCATGTGCAGATATTTGTTATGTGGCTGGATTTTGTCACATACTTGCATCATCATGGTCACGAAGACAAGGTTCCCTGGTATCGTGGAAAGGTAAATATCATGGTTGAATCAGATTTGCAATGAATCAATGCTTCAGGATAACTGCTTAACGTTCGAAATACAATGGCCTGATGCATTATTATTTGTTAAAATGACAGAAAATACGGGTTTGCTGTTTTAAGTAGAATATGCATGTGGAAAACAAAAATCTAAGCATAATCGATGTTCTTAAAGAAAATGGCAAATATAGTAGTTTGAAAAATATTTAATGGAAGGTTCATAAGGGCACATCCCGCCAACATACGTTGATTGTTCAGTTACATTTATTTCTGACTTCTCCTCTAAATTGTTAGTTCTTCTGGTCTGTAATTCAACCTTTGACATGTGTGGTACTTATTCAAGAGAGGTATCACGTGTTATGCCCaagtggcaaatgtttccttcagtcAGAAGAGTAATCCTAGCGGTGGATGTTAGAAATGGAAGATATAATGTTTCCCAGTAGCTGCTTCAGTTTACATGGTTTTCATTTATAAATTATAATTGCTTAACAGTCCTAGTCTGATTTCTTATCGACATGGCTTTGCAAACTAATAGGAATGGAGCTATCTGCGTGGAGGATTGACAACACTTGATCGGGACTACGGGTTGATCAACAACATACACCATGACATTGGCACCCATGTCATTCATCATCTTTTCCCGCAAATCCCGCATTACCATCTTGTCGAGGCGGTAAGCCACCATCCCCTGCTCCTGAGCTCTTGCCTTTTTCTCGAACATGCTTCAAAATATGTGGCATTCTCTAGAGCCACCTTGCTAACTAGATGTTGGTTTGGATGTAACCTGCAGACCGAGGCAGCAAAGCCAGTGCTTGGCAAGTACTACAAAGAACCAGAGAAGTCGGCTCCTCTCCCATTCCACCTACTGCAGGTGCTATCGCGGAGTTTGAAGGAGGATCACTATGTTAGCGACACGGGTGACATAGTTTACTACCAAAGTGAGTCAGAAACGAGTACTAGTGCACAGAGCTCTGATTGAGCTGAAACATAGCATATACTAGGTCATACTTCAACTCCTCAGGAGGTTGTGACTTAAGAGTTAAACACCCTAACCAGGCTCCTGGGATCTCGGATTGGTGAGTCCATGAATTTATTTTTACATCATGAAACACGAATGTACGTAGTAAGTTGTGAAGTATTACCATTGTAAAAGAGCAATTGCAGCTTCATTCAAGGCTTGCCTTGATCTGCTTGCTGGTATAGTCCCCGTGTACATCTTATCTCTATATTTTTGTCTTCTCATTCAGTAAAATCTCAACTGTCGGGGCTCCCCTAGAGAGGTGGCAGTTCAAATTTTCTTTTTGTAAAAAGGCAAGAAACTTAGCCCTTTCCAATGACTGAAGGAGGAGACCACCTCTGGCTCCGATGCTTTGGACAGGAGCTACTAGTACAGAACAGTAAATGAAATTTGTAAAATGTACTTACAGAGAGAAAGATCGATTGTTTCCCACACTTGGGAAGCCTATTGTCATTGTCATTGTTTTCTTATGCTCTTCCTGCTCTTGAAAAAAAAAAAATCTTTGTAGTTTGTGGCTCTCCTGCTGCTCGTTGCTACTCCttctgtcccacaatataagattgTTTTTAACAGGCAGTATTGCCAGTAACAGTGCTCCAAAATAGGAGTGCATGTGTTCCTCTTTCAATGGAAAGACGGGATTTCTCCCATGTGATGTCTGACCTGACTGCCAACATTCACCCCCTCTGAATCGCACCGCCGGAAGAACGACCGTTCCTACATTCTGCACGCATGGGAATATACTTATTGTACCACCGTAGTAGACCgagtaaagaaagaaagaaaggcgtTCGCAGTTTCCCACACGACAAAACGGCTGCTCTCTGACTCTGACCGCACCCTTCCAAATTCAGactttcttctttcttttgatGGCATGACATGCTCTCGTGCGGCTGCCAGGAAGGAAGAATTCACGGCAGCACCGTCACAGCAGCATCGCAGCCTCCTCTCCTCGTCATGACGTCGCAACCTCCCCGTCATATGAACAGCCGACCCGTGCTACTGAATTCTGACGCGACCCTTTGTGTCCCACTCTCTCTTGCACGGGGAAAGGACCCAATCAGGAAGAATACAAAAGAAAAGCAAAAGAAAGGAAGAACACAAAAGGAAAAGACGTAAGAGCATCTCCATCCGCGCCCCCCAACAGGCCCCCGAGGGCGACTTTTTTAGCACCGGCGCTGAAAAAatccccagtcgcgcccccaagatAAATCCGCCGGCTCGACCCGTTTTTGAGCCTGGCAATGCCAGGCCGAACCCAGCGCgttggggggcgctcgggggctccggcggaAGGGAAAAACACGTCTGGGCCACACTGACAGCCGAAAAATCAAGGCAATCGTCCAGATTCGTCCCCCACCCCCGAGCGCTCGGCCACCACCCTGCCGATCCCGGCGCCACCTGCCGCCCAAcaccgctagataggccattccccgccggaaaagagAGAAGATTTCGCCGCGGCAACCTCTCCACCACCTTCCGGGCAAGTTTTCTGGCGCTCCGGCCACGCAGGGCGGTATGCCGGCGGCTGTGCGCCCACCACGCCCGCCATGTGTTCGGCGGTTTGCTTGCTTGGCGATGGActcggacgaggaggaggcgctcacggcgttgctggaggaggaagccgatgccgacgTGCAGGAGgaggagcatctcatggtcctcgccgccctcgccggcctgctcgcgagcaatgaaaagccgcggcgaggtggctcggtgccggggcggctgaaagcaaagaaccggcatcgtctggaaggctatttcatgctctactccgactacttcgccgacgctccattgcacggcgacaaagtttttcagcgtcgttatcggatgagccgaaagcttttcctcaggattgtgaattccatccgggggttcgacaactacttcaagtgcaagaaggattgcaccagcacacttggattcacctcaatccagaagtgcacgacagctatgaggatgcttgcatatggagctcccggtgattcactcgacgactatgggcgcatggccgagtccacgaccattgagtgtttctacaagttctttAGGGCAGTGGTgccagtgtttggaccgcaatacttgtgatcacccaatgctgaagatactgctcggatcctagtacagaatgcaacaagaggattttctgggatgcttggaagcatcggctgcatgcattggaaatgaaagaactgtccatttgcttgtcaggggatgtacaaaggcgctgaaggcggttgtagtgtggtacttgaggcaatGGCCACACAGGAcatctggatttggcactccttctttggtatgacaggaactcacaatgacatcaacgtgctgcagtgctcccccatctttgccaagcttgttgaaagTCATTCTCCTCTGGTGAACTTCGAAGTCAATGGGCGGTAGTACAagaaggggtactacctagctgatggcatctatccgagatggtctatatttgtgaagactatctcaaaccctgtgccaggaggcaagaactcccactttgtgaaggttcaggaggcttgcagaaGGATGTCGAgcaggcatttggtgtgctccaatcttgatttgctgttgtccggtaccctgctgagacctggtcaaaagatcaaatgtgggagatcatgacttgatgTGTCATGTTGCACaccatgatcattgagagcgagcaggaagagccagtgtttgacactgaaccatattacaggcagggtcctcttgtgcaagttgatcaccagctaccggcaacctggactgccttccTCAATATGTGCCAGTAGaaccgagacccacaggtgcatcaacaactgtagcaggatctggtggagcacctttggaggctcaagggcaatgcctagctcgacgtgtgatgaaatatgagtttttatttgttgaactatataatttgtattgaattatttgttgttgaactatttgatttctattgattttttgtgatgaactatgtgataaaaaaatacTTTTGTTGAATTTGCACCGAACCACGGCTAATATGGGCCGATTTTTTGCCAAAACTGGGCCGAAAAGCAGGGTCATTTGCTAAAAAATGGGCTGATATCGACGCCTAGGGGCGACCTgggggcggcggctaggaaccCAATCGCCCCCACCGCCCATTTTAGCGTCGACTCACCCCCAGGCTGCGATTTTCAAGCCTTCTTGGGGGGGGGAACGGCTGGAGATTCTCTAAGAGcaactcca is a genomic window containing:
- the LOC123092458 gene encoding omega-3 fatty acid desaturase, chloroplastic, translated to MARLALSDCRGLTPLRARSRGSAIALPSPPHLAAGPRRAAPAAIHRDWALRVAAPTRLASVFEEDRRGLGGAEEAGSSSAGFNPGAPPPFGLAEIRAAIPKHCWVKDPWRSMSYVLRDVLVVLGLAAAAARADSWLVWPLYWAAQGTMFWALFVLGHDCGHGSFSSNPKLNSVVGHILHSSILVPYNGWRISHRTHHQNHGHVEKDESWHPLPQRLYNSLDNMTKKLRFSMPFPMLAFPLYLFARSPGKEGSHFNPNSDLFQPNENKDVLTSTASWLAMIGVLAGLSFVMGPLKMLKLYAVPYVIFVMWLDFVTYLHHHGHEDKVPWYRGKEWSYLRGGLTTLDRDYGLINNIHHDIGTHVIHHLFPQIPHYHLVEATEAAKPVLGKYYKEPEKSAPLPFHLLQVLSRSLKEDHYVSDTGDIVYYQSESETSTSAQSSD